The following are encoded together in the Argopecten irradians isolate NY chromosome 5, Ai_NY, whole genome shotgun sequence genome:
- the LOC138323635 gene encoding nuclear protein localization protein 4 homolog isoform X1 codes for MGVPPSPLIVRVQSPDHGTKRVEAKQNETIVDFLKKLQTEFGLGDDTGWNVYKSRDKKDWIRTSRARTLDSYKVRHGDMLYLFMANTLTKSSEFSNIAQNIEATPGPSSSGLTSPIPGQGVIEDEVDQILDKEDGKIYRKRNEQLCHHGPQGKCLHCVPLMPYDEEFLHSCDPPIKFLSFHSHLRKLTGGVDKGKFAFLENISCKIKTGCTEHPPWPGGICTKCQPNAVTLNRQKYRHVDYIMYENASIVDRFLNFWRTTGNQRIGIMYGKYETHKDTPLGIKATVCAIYEPPQVSSKSRVELLDDPKEDMVNKVAERLGIAPVGWIFTDLVADDLGKGTVKHFRGNINSHFLSAEECIMAADFQNKHTNPCKLATEGHFGSKFVTVVVTGDASNQIHFEGYQVSNQCMALVRDDCLIPTKDAPELGYVKESSDKQYVPDVFYKIKDNYGNEITQLARPLPVEYLLVDLPAAFPLTAQYTFKSHLHTEIKPFHASNREQLGEAQDFNALVSYIQQFPPNRFLEAMSDFHILVFLGTSDMLPVQEKIGMLLDAVKTDDEKLASDFKKTEEWATVEEMMAAHEPSPGLSRERSYVGPGASPLPPIGASGGGSWTCAHCTFINSSDKSACDMCSLPK; via the exons ATGGGTGTACCTCCATCACCATTA ATTGTTCGTGTTCAGTCCCCAGACCATGGAACCAAAAGAGTTGAAGCCAAACAAAATGAGACAATTGTTGATTTCTTAAAAAAG CTTCAAACTGAGTTTGGACTAGGTGATGACACGGGATGGAATGTTTATAAATCCAGAGACAAAAAAGACTGGATCAGAACATCTCGTGCCAGAACACTGGACTCCTACAAAGTCAG ACATGGGGATATGCTGTATTTATTTATGGCAAACACATTAACCAAGAGTTCAGAATTCTCCAACATAGCACAGAATATAGAGGCAACACCTGGACCATCCTCCTCTGGTTTGACCTCGCCCATCCCTGGTCAGGGAGTTATCGAGGATGAGGTGGACCAGATTCTGGACAAAGAAGATGGAAAGATCTACAGAAAACGAAACGAGCAACT ATGCCACCATGGCCCACAAGGGAAATGTCTGCACTGTGTTCCGCTGATG CCATATGATGAGGAATTTCTACACAGCTGTGATCCTCCTATCAAATTCCTCTCATTCCACTCCCACTTACGGAAACTCACTGGTGGAGTCGACAA AGGGAAGTTTGCCTTCTTGGAGAACATAAGCTGCAAGATAAAGACAGGATGTACAGAACATCCACCATGGCCAGGAGGTATCTGTACTAAATGTCAACCTAATGCAGTCACCCTCAACAGACAG AAATACAGACATGTTGATTACATTATGTATGAAAACGCCTCCATTGTCGACCGATTCCTAAACTTCTGGAGGACAACAGGAAACCAAAGAATTGGAATTATGTATGGAAAGTACGAGACACATAAAGACACGCCACTCGGTATAAAGGCCACTGTTTGTGCTATCTATGAACCTCCTCAG GTAAGTTCCAAAAGCCGAGTTGAACTCCTAGACGACCCTAAAGAAGATATGGTAAATAAAGTGGCTGAAAGGCTGGGTATTGCCCCTGTGGGCTGGATATTCACGGACCTCGTCGCTGACGACCTCGGAAAAGGAACTGTAAAACACTTCAGGGGAAACATT AATTCACATTTCTTGAGTGCTGAAGAATGCATCATGGCAGCAGATTTCCAGAACAAACACACTAATCCATGTAAACTGGCTACAGAGGGACATTTTGGCTCAAAGTTTGTCACAGTTGTTGTAACAG GTGATGCCAGTAACCAGATCCACTTTGAGGGCTACCAGGTATCCAATCAGTGTATGGCCTTAGTGAGAGATGATTGTCTGATACCTACCAAGGATGCACCAGAACTCGGCTACGTCAAGGAGTCGTCCGACAAGCAGTATGTGCCTGATGTATTTTACAAG ATAAAAGATAATTATGGTAATGAGATAACCCAGCTAGCCCGTCCCTTACCTGTGGAATATCTACTGGTCGACTTGCCAGCAGCCTTTCCACTCACAGCACAATACACATTCAAGTCCCATCTACACACAGAGATCAAGCCATTCCATGCTTCCAACAGGGAACAACTTGGAGAAGCTCAG GATTTCAATGCACTGGTGAGCTATATACAGCAGTTTCCTCCTAACCGATTCCTGGAAGCTATGTCAGATTTCCATATCCTGGTTTTCCTTGGTACCTCCGACATGTTACCTGTTCAG GAGAAAATTGGAATGCTGTTAGACGCTGTTAAGACAGATGATGAGAAGCTCGCTTCTGATTTCAAAAAGACAGAAGAATGGGCAACAGTAGAGGAGATGATGGCTGCTCACG AACCTTCTCCGGGTCTGTCCAGAGAGAGATCATACGTGGGACCTGGAGCGTCTCCCCTCCCACCGATCGGAGCCTCTGGCGGAGGGTCATGGACCTGTGCacactgtacatttataaactCCTCGGACAAAAGTGCCTGTGATATGTGTTCATTACCAAAGTAA
- the LOC138323635 gene encoding nuclear protein localization protein 4 homolog isoform X2: MSKSKSIIVRVQSPDHGTKRVEAKQNETIVDFLKKLQTEFGLGDDTGWNVYKSRDKKDWIRTSRARTLDSYKVRHGDMLYLFMANTLTKSSEFSNIAQNIEATPGPSSSGLTSPIPGQGVIEDEVDQILDKEDGKIYRKRNEQLCHHGPQGKCLHCVPLMPYDEEFLHSCDPPIKFLSFHSHLRKLTGGVDKGKFAFLENISCKIKTGCTEHPPWPGGICTKCQPNAVTLNRQKYRHVDYIMYENASIVDRFLNFWRTTGNQRIGIMYGKYETHKDTPLGIKATVCAIYEPPQVSSKSRVELLDDPKEDMVNKVAERLGIAPVGWIFTDLVADDLGKGTVKHFRGNINSHFLSAEECIMAADFQNKHTNPCKLATEGHFGSKFVTVVVTGDASNQIHFEGYQVSNQCMALVRDDCLIPTKDAPELGYVKESSDKQYVPDVFYKIKDNYGNEITQLARPLPVEYLLVDLPAAFPLTAQYTFKSHLHTEIKPFHASNREQLGEAQDFNALVSYIQQFPPNRFLEAMSDFHILVFLGTSDMLPVQEKIGMLLDAVKTDDEKLASDFKKTEEWATVEEMMAAHEPSPGLSRERSYVGPGASPLPPIGASGGGSWTCAHCTFINSSDKSACDMCSLPK, encoded by the exons atgtcaaaatctAAAAGCATA ATTGTTCGTGTTCAGTCCCCAGACCATGGAACCAAAAGAGTTGAAGCCAAACAAAATGAGACAATTGTTGATTTCTTAAAAAAG CTTCAAACTGAGTTTGGACTAGGTGATGACACGGGATGGAATGTTTATAAATCCAGAGACAAAAAAGACTGGATCAGAACATCTCGTGCCAGAACACTGGACTCCTACAAAGTCAG ACATGGGGATATGCTGTATTTATTTATGGCAAACACATTAACCAAGAGTTCAGAATTCTCCAACATAGCACAGAATATAGAGGCAACACCTGGACCATCCTCCTCTGGTTTGACCTCGCCCATCCCTGGTCAGGGAGTTATCGAGGATGAGGTGGACCAGATTCTGGACAAAGAAGATGGAAAGATCTACAGAAAACGAAACGAGCAACT ATGCCACCATGGCCCACAAGGGAAATGTCTGCACTGTGTTCCGCTGATG CCATATGATGAGGAATTTCTACACAGCTGTGATCCTCCTATCAAATTCCTCTCATTCCACTCCCACTTACGGAAACTCACTGGTGGAGTCGACAA AGGGAAGTTTGCCTTCTTGGAGAACATAAGCTGCAAGATAAAGACAGGATGTACAGAACATCCACCATGGCCAGGAGGTATCTGTACTAAATGTCAACCTAATGCAGTCACCCTCAACAGACAG AAATACAGACATGTTGATTACATTATGTATGAAAACGCCTCCATTGTCGACCGATTCCTAAACTTCTGGAGGACAACAGGAAACCAAAGAATTGGAATTATGTATGGAAAGTACGAGACACATAAAGACACGCCACTCGGTATAAAGGCCACTGTTTGTGCTATCTATGAACCTCCTCAG GTAAGTTCCAAAAGCCGAGTTGAACTCCTAGACGACCCTAAAGAAGATATGGTAAATAAAGTGGCTGAAAGGCTGGGTATTGCCCCTGTGGGCTGGATATTCACGGACCTCGTCGCTGACGACCTCGGAAAAGGAACTGTAAAACACTTCAGGGGAAACATT AATTCACATTTCTTGAGTGCTGAAGAATGCATCATGGCAGCAGATTTCCAGAACAAACACACTAATCCATGTAAACTGGCTACAGAGGGACATTTTGGCTCAAAGTTTGTCACAGTTGTTGTAACAG GTGATGCCAGTAACCAGATCCACTTTGAGGGCTACCAGGTATCCAATCAGTGTATGGCCTTAGTGAGAGATGATTGTCTGATACCTACCAAGGATGCACCAGAACTCGGCTACGTCAAGGAGTCGTCCGACAAGCAGTATGTGCCTGATGTATTTTACAAG ATAAAAGATAATTATGGTAATGAGATAACCCAGCTAGCCCGTCCCTTACCTGTGGAATATCTACTGGTCGACTTGCCAGCAGCCTTTCCACTCACAGCACAATACACATTCAAGTCCCATCTACACACAGAGATCAAGCCATTCCATGCTTCCAACAGGGAACAACTTGGAGAAGCTCAG GATTTCAATGCACTGGTGAGCTATATACAGCAGTTTCCTCCTAACCGATTCCTGGAAGCTATGTCAGATTTCCATATCCTGGTTTTCCTTGGTACCTCCGACATGTTACCTGTTCAG GAGAAAATTGGAATGCTGTTAGACGCTGTTAAGACAGATGATGAGAAGCTCGCTTCTGATTTCAAAAAGACAGAAGAATGGGCAACAGTAGAGGAGATGATGGCTGCTCACG AACCTTCTCCGGGTCTGTCCAGAGAGAGATCATACGTGGGACCTGGAGCGTCTCCCCTCCCACCGATCGGAGCCTCTGGCGGAGGGTCATGGACCTGTGCacactgtacatttataaactCCTCGGACAAAAGTGCCTGTGATATGTGTTCATTACCAAAGTAA